A genomic segment from Aspergillus puulaauensis MK2 DNA, chromosome 1, nearly complete sequence encodes:
- a CDS encoding uncharacterized protein (COG:E;~EggNog:ENOG410PHFY;~InterPro:IPR002293;~PFAM:PF00324,PF13520;~SMCOG1038:phenylalanine-specific permease;~TransMembrane:12 (i25-44o64-95i116-141o153-174i181-200o224-248i260-283o314-342i363-383o389-410i431-454o460-481i);~antiSMASH:Cluster_1.16;~go_component: GO:0016020 - membrane [Evidence IEA];~go_function: GO:0022857 - transmembrane transporter activity [Evidence IEA];~go_process: GO:0055085 - transmembrane transport [Evidence IEA]): MPNSDANAEEALAAMGYRSELPRNLSMLSVLGLSFAIMAAPYGLSTTLYITLSDGLSVTIIWGWVFVTLISIAIAASLAEICAVYPTAGGVYYWSAMLSTRRWAPLMSFIDGWLTLVGNWTVTLSIIFGGGQMILSAISLWNEDFVANEWQTVLMFWAVLLVCVLVNIFFSCYLDLINKICIFWTAASVVIILVTLLSMADNLQSGRFVFAEYDASNSGWPEGWAFFVGLLQAAYTLTGYGMVAAMCEEVQNPHREVPKAIVLSVIAAGITGLVYLIPVLFVMPEQLDILRNVASGQPIGTVFKMATGSAGGGFGLLFLILGIMIFAGIGSLTAASRCTYAFARDGAIPGFKLWRRVNKKLDVPVWAIILSASVDALLGLIYFGSTAAFNSFTGVATICLSISYGLPILISLLRGRQDVKRSSFSLGPFGYTINVISICWILLAVVLFSMPYTLPVTPSSMNYASVVFAAFALISIAWYFVYARKHFTGPPVSKEEAVPTTGVLTASAVDPEYELSETELKKASM; this comes from the coding sequence ATGCCCAACTCCGACGCCAACGCCGAGGAGGCCCTGGCGGCCATGGGCTACAGGAGCGAGTTGCCCAGAAACCTCAGCATGCTCAGTGTCCTTGGCCTGTCATTTGCCATCATGGCCGCTCCATATGGTCTCTCCACAACACTGTACATTACCCTAAGCGACGGCCTCTCTGTCACCATTATCTGGGGTTGGGTTTTCGTCACactcatctccatcgccatcgctgCCTCCCTCGCCGAGATCTGCGCCGTCTATCCCACGGCTGGTGGTGTGTACTACTGGAGTGCCATGCTATCGACACGACGCTGGGCGCCGTTAATGTCCTTTATTGACGGGTGGTTGACGCTCGTGGGTAACTGGACCGTTACACTCAGCATTATTTTCGGAGGCGGACAGATGATTCTCAGCGCAATCAGTCTCTGGAACGAAGACTTTGTCGCAAATGAATGGCAGACCGTGCTTATGTTCTGGGCTGTGCTGCTGGTCTGCGTGTTGGTCAATATCTTCTTTTCGTGCTATCTCGACCTAATCAATAAAATCTGCATCTTCTGGACCGCAGCCAGTGTCGTCATTATCCTCGTCACCCTTTTGAGTATGGCCGATAACCTGCAGAGCGGTAGGTTTGTTTTCGCCGAATATGACGCGTCGAACAGTGGGTGGCCGGAAGGCTGGGCCTTCTTCGTGGGTTTGCTGCAGGCGGCGTATACACTCACGGGGTACGGCATGGTGGCCGCAATGTGTGAGGAAGTCCAGAACCCACACCGCGAAGTTCCCAAGGCCATTGTACTATCTGTCATCGCGGCTGGAATTACCGGTCTGGTCTACCTGATTCCAGTCCTGTTCGTGATGCCAGAGCAGCTGGATATTCTGCGCAATGTTGCCAGCGGACAGCCCATTGGGACTGTTTTCAAGATGGCAACGGGCTCCGCGGGCGGTGGCTTTGGtctgctgttcctgatcctGGGAATCATGATATTCGCGGGTATCGGGTCATTAACAGCTGCTAGTCGATGCACGTATGCCTTTGCGCGTGATGGTGCTATCCCGGGGTTCAAGTTATGGCGCCGGGTGAATAAGAAACTGGATGTCCCTGTCTGGGCTATTATTCTGTCTGCTTCTGTTGATGCGCTACTGGGCCTGATTTATTTTGGTTCCACGGCGGCTTTTAACTCCTTTACTGGCGTTGCTACGATCTGCCTATCTATATCGTATGGCTTGCCTATCTTGATATCCCTCCTCCGAGGCCGCCAGGATGTCAAAcgctcttccttctccctgGGTCCGTTCGGATATACTATCAATGTGATCAGCATCTGCTGGATCCTCTTGGCCGTGGTGCTGTTCAGCATGCCGTATACGTTGCCCGTGACCCCTTCATCCATGAACTATGCCAGTGTGGTGTTCGCCGCGTTTGCGTTGATCAGTATCGCTTGGTACTTCGTCTACGCCCGCAAGCACTTCACTGGTCCCCCGGTGAGCAAGGAGGAAGCGGTTCCAACCACGGGCGTTCTGACGGCCTCTGCAGTGGATCCGGAGTACGAGCTGTCGGAGACagagttgaagaaggcatCTATgtag
- a CDS encoding lignocellulolytic auxiliary activity family 14 protein (CAZy:AA14;~COG:S;~EggNog:ENOG410PJH5;~SECRETED:SignalP(1-20);~antiSMASH:Cluster_1.16), producing the protein MGCFSKLLVSAVFAIPLASAHLAAYTPGMFCPDNSYQGDLTNATDENLVVFDPLYNLKADSWFLSKGRNCLLAEPTGVWEIEANSIISVPWANWQNSTGYYADGKELNERPIPYSVTNPEVVAQGLVTESKGLGSPNLHAANKSTAAGTAIAIAYESNVWAVTMDKLVVISTAPETPFERVANYPIPDLAPCPECICVTGWVPAGFGEQNMYMAAHKCKITNPTGGKKPKTPSAVPGQGVKGAKQLIAAFQLEGNNVDYTPGETPPTYSPRMGYLEGAQTDIF; encoded by the exons ATGGGTTGCTTTTCCAAGCTGCTGGTCTCAGCTGTCTTTGCCATTCCTCTGGCTTCCGCTCATCTTGCCGCGTATACCCCTGGCATGTTCTGCCCAGAT AACTCCTACCAGGGGGATTTGACCAACGCGACGGACGAGAACTTGGTGGTTTTCGACCCTCTTTATAACCTGAAAGCCGACAGTTG GTTTCTATCCAAGGGCCGGAACTGCCTGCTCGCCGAGCCCACCGGAGTCTGGGAAATCGAAGCCAATTCCATTATTTCCGTGCCCTGGGCGAACTGGCAGAACTCCACCGGCTATTATGCCGACGGCAAGGAACTGAATGAACGCCCGATTCCTTACTCGGTGACCAACCCGGAAGTTGTTGCCCAGGGTCTGGTCACTGAGTCCAAGGGGTTGGGCTCGCCCAACTTGCACGCTGCAAACAAGTCGACGGCCGCTGGAACGGCCATCGCAATCGCCTATGAGAGCAACGTCTGGGCGGTAACCATGGACAAGCTCGTTGTTATCTCCACTGCTCCTGAGACTCCCTTTGAGCGAGTGGCTAACTACCCCATCCCGGACCTGGCGCCCTGCCCAGAGTGTATCTGTGTGACTGG ATGGGTTCCAGCTGGCTTCGGCGAACAGAACATGTACATGGCTGCCCACAAGTGCAAGATCACGAACCCCACCGGGGgcaagaagcccaagacccCCAGCGCCGTCCCCGGCCAGGGAGTCAAGGGTGCCAAACAGTTGATCGCAGCCTTTCAGTTGGAAGGGAACAATGTCGACTATACCCCGGGCGAGACTCCCCCAACCTACTCTCCTCGCATGGGTTACTTAGAGGGGGCACAGACCGATATTTTTTGA
- a CDS encoding uncharacterized protein (COG:H;~EggNog:ENOG410PVF5;~InterPro:IPR005079;~MEROPS:MER0004220;~PFAM:PF03417;~antiSMASH:Cluster_1.16), with protein MLQVTCQGTPSEIGYQHGHAAKAVISNAINFANSLIRGKTKKTAEELGALLAQLQQVIAQRWPRYYEEICGVAKGAERDVSEIIMLNTRTEFAYGLVEARDGCTTVYCKLPNGALQGQNWDFFTATKQNLIQLTIRQPGLPTIKMITEAGIIGKVGFNSAGVAVNYNALHLQGLRPTGLPSHLALRMALESTSPSEAYDRIVEQGGMAASAFIMVGSAHEAYGLEFSPTSLRKQVADSNGRLVHTNHCLTNHGGGARELDPLPDSWSRHGRMEQLLAGFDGTREAFARVWEDEDNYPFSICRAYQEGKSRGSTLFNIVYDHVRGDATVRIGRPNSPDETFALRFTEEDTRSAHEAKL; from the exons ATGCTTCAAGTAACTTGTCAAGGTACACCCTCGGAA ATCGGCTACCAACATGGCCATGCTGCCAAGGCTGTCATCTCCAATGCCATCAACTTCGCGAATTCTCTCATCCGCGGGAAAACAAAGAAGACGGCCGAGGAGCTGGGAGCGCTCCTGGCGCAGCTACAGCAAGTAATTGCCCAGCGATGGCCGAGATACTACGAGGAGATTTGCG GCGTCGCAAAGGGCGCTGAACGCGATGTTTCGGAGATCATCATGCTCAATACCCGCACGGAATTTGCATATGGCCTCGTCGAAGCCCGAGACGGGTGCACGACTGTGTATTGCAAACTTCCCAACGGAGCCCTGCAGGGCCAGAACTGGGAT TTCTTTACGGCTACAAAGCAAAATCTGATCCAGTTGACCATACGTCAGCCTGGCCTTCCCACCATCAAAATGATCACCGAGGCTGGTATTATTGGCAAGGTCGGCTTCAACAGTGCTGGCGTCGCCGTCAACTACAACGCCCTGCATCTGCAGGGTCTCCGGCCAACCGGACTCCCGTCGCATCTCGCCCTGCGCATGGCACTTGAAAGCACTTCCCCTTCCGAGGCGTACGACCGGATTGTTGAGCAGGGCGGCATGGCTGCTAGTGCGTTCATCATGGTGGGCAGCGCCCACGAGGCATACGGGCTGGAGTTCTCGCCTACCAGCCTCCGAAAGCAAGTTGCAGACTCCAATGGGAGATTGGTGCACACTAACCACTGCTTGACCAACCACGGTGGAGGTGCGAGAGAGCTCGATCCTCTTCCAGATTCGTGGAGTCGCCATGGCCGTATGGAACAGCTCCTCGCAGGATTCGACGGCACCAGAGAGGCATTCGCTCGGGTctgggaggacgaggacaaCTACCCTTTTTCTATCTGCCGGGCATACCAGGAAGGGAAGAGCAGAGGCTCGACCCTGTTCAACATCGTCTATGACCATGTTCGTGGCGACGCGACCGTCAGAATCGGCCGGCCCAACAGCCCTGATGAGACGTTTGCCCTGCGGTTCACCGAGGAGGACACCAGGTCTGCACACGAAGCCAAACTTTAG
- a CDS encoding uncharacterized protein (COG:Q;~EggNog:ENOG410PVEG;~InterPro:IPR026992,IPR005123,IPR027443,IPR002057;~PFAM:PF03171,PF14226;~antiSMASH:Cluster_1.16;~go_function: GO:0005506 - iron ion binding [Evidence IEA];~go_function: GO:0016491 - oxidoreductase activity [Evidence IEA];~go_process: GO:0009058 - biosynthetic process [Evidence IEA];~go_process: GO:0055114 - oxidation-reduction process [Evidence IEA]) — translation MGSLPKANVPRIDVAALFGDDLAAKMSVAQKIDAASRDTGFFYAVNHGVDVNRLSQRTREFHMSITDQEKWDLAIRAYNKEHQDQIRAGYYLSIPGRKAVESFCYLNPNFKEGHPRIQAKTPAHEINVWPEEQKHPGFRAFAEQYYWDVFGLSSALLRGYALALGQEEDFFSRHFKQEDSLASVVLIRYPYLDPYPPAAIKTAADGTKLSFEWHEDVSLITVLYQSNVQNLQVETPQGYLDIEADDAGYLVNCGSYMAHITNNHYPAPIHRVKWVNEERQSLPFFANLGFDSVVPPFDPRAPDGQCDREPLSYGHYLQNGLVGLINKNGQT, via the coding sequence ATGGGTTCCCTCCCCAAGGCCAATGTTCCCAGGATCGACGTGGCGGCCCTGTTTGGAGACGACCTCGCCGCGAAGATGAGCGTGGCTCAGAAGATTGATGCCGCTTCACGCGATACTGGGTTTTTCTACGCAGTCAACCATGGAGTTGACGTGAATCGGCTCTCTCAACGAACCAGGGAGTTTCACATGTCTATCACAGACCAAGAGAAGTGGGACCTCGCCATTCGTGCCTACAACAAAGAGCACCAGGACCAGATCCGGGCTGGATACTACCTGTCCATTCCCGGGAGAAAGGCAGTCGAGTCCTTCTGCTACCTGAACCCCAATTTCAAGGAGGGGCACCCGCGTATCCAGGCCAAGACACCTGCGCATGAGATCAACGTGTGGCCCGAGGAGCAAAAGCACCCAGGGTTCCGTGCGTTTGCGGAGCAGTACTACTGGGATGTCTTCGGGCTTTCCTCGGCCCTGCTGCGCGGATATGCCCTGGCCCTGGGCCAAGAGGAAGACTTTTTCAGCCGCCACTTCAAGCAGGAGGACTCTCTGGCCTCAGTCGTGCTGATCCGCTACCCTTATCTGGACCCATACCCCCCCGCGGCGATCAAAACCGCGGCCGACGGGACGAAGCTGAGCTTTGAGTGGCATGAGGATGTGTCTCTCATCACCGTGCTATACCAGTCCAATGTCCAGAACCTGCAGGTGGAAACCCCGCAAGGGTACCTGGACATCGAGGCTGACGACGCGGGGTACTTGGTCAACTGCGGCAGCTACATGGCGCACATTACCAACAACCACTACCCAGCGCCGATCCACCGCGTGAAGTGGGTGAATGAGGAGCGCCAGTCGCTGCCATTCTTCGCCAATCTGGGCTTCGACAGCGTGGTGCCCCCGTTCGATCCCCGTGCGCCCGACGGCCAGTGCGACCGAGAGCCACTGTCCTACGGCCACTATCTGCAGAATGGGCTAGTGGGCCTGATCAACAAAAACGGCCAAACCTAG